In Saccharicrinis fermentans DSM 9555 = JCM 21142, a genomic segment contains:
- the tnpB gene encoding IS66 family insertion sequence element accessory protein TnpB (TnpB, as the term is used for proteins encoded by IS66 family insertion elements, is considered an accessory protein, since TnpC, encoded by a neighboring gene, is a DDE family transposase.), protein MFHLHDKLKYFLYPAPVDMRKSFYTLSGIVSSLMKRNVQDGEVFIFVNRRLTTMKILHLEHGGLVIYHKKLDSGVFKLPAFDESLTSHIISWHDLMLIVKNVKPKKRLLKR, encoded by the coding sequence ATGTTTCATTTACACGATAAACTTAAATACTTTCTATATCCGGCACCAGTGGATATGCGTAAAAGCTTTTACACACTCAGCGGCATTGTAAGCTCCTTGATGAAGCGTAATGTTCAGGACGGTGAAGTTTTTATATTTGTTAACCGTAGGCTGACCACCATGAAAATACTTCATCTAGAACACGGCGGGTTGGTAATTTACCATAAGAAGCTCGATAGTGGTGTTTTCAAACTTCCTGCATTTGATGAAAGCCTCACATCTCACATTATAAGTTGGCACGATTTAATGTTGATTGTAAAGAATGTGAAGCCTAAAAAAAGGCTCTTAAAGAGGTGA